The following coding sequences lie in one Thermodesulforhabdaceae bacterium genomic window:
- a CDS encoding sulfite exporter TauE/SafE family protein, translated as MQDLFNSANFIDLDVWAILFLVIVGFIGGLVSGFIGSGGAFVLTPGMMSLGVPGSVAVASNMCHKFPKALVGAYKRWKYGQVDIKLGLAMALFASVGVQVGIKIQHMVLEKWGKAGSNLYVSVAFIVVLLTVGGYVLWDAYKSIRGNNITKVQGSSSLAKKLQSIYLPPMIHFKTANVRISLWVVLPVGFATGMLAATIAVGGFIGVPGMMYVIGASSLVASATELVVAFCMGLGGSINWAIHGMIDIRLTLLILLGSLLGVQLGAIGTTYVKEYMIKVVMGTIMYIVVISRFFAVPRYLTQLNLISMPEKTLKILDIVSFLFMCLALLTGAVIILSNMWIARKRAIKAAEEAAHQVEEVASTA; from the coding sequence ATGCAGGACTTGTTTAATAGTGCAAACTTCATTGATTTAGATGTATGGGCGATTTTATTCCTGGTAATAGTTGGGTTTATTGGTGGGCTGGTCAGCGGTTTTATCGGTTCTGGAGGAGCCTTTGTGCTTACTCCTGGTATGATGAGCCTTGGAGTTCCAGGATCAGTGGCTGTAGCAAGCAATATGTGTCATAAATTTCCTAAGGCTTTGGTTGGAGCTTACAAACGCTGGAAATATGGCCAGGTGGATATCAAGCTTGGACTTGCGATGGCTCTTTTTGCTAGCGTTGGTGTGCAAGTGGGGATAAAGATTCAGCATATGGTGCTCGAAAAATGGGGTAAAGCCGGTTCTAACCTTTATGTGAGTGTTGCTTTTATAGTTGTTCTTCTTACCGTTGGAGGCTATGTGCTGTGGGATGCCTACAAAAGCATTAGAGGTAACAACATAACCAAAGTTCAGGGAAGCTCTTCCCTTGCTAAGAAGCTCCAATCCATATATCTTCCGCCCATGATTCACTTCAAAACAGCTAATGTGCGAATTTCTCTCTGGGTGGTTCTTCCTGTGGGATTTGCAACCGGTATGCTTGCAGCCACCATTGCCGTTGGAGGCTTTATCGGTGTGCCTGGCATGATGTATGTTATCGGAGCTTCGAGTCTTGTGGCGTCTGCGACGGAACTTGTCGTTGCTTTCTGTATGGGACTTGGAGGTTCAATAAACTGGGCGATACACGGCATGATTGATATTCGTCTTACCCTTCTTATTCTCCTTGGGTCGCTTTTGGGTGTTCAGTTGGGAGCTATTGGCACCACTTACGTCAAGGAATACATGATTAAGGTTGTTATGGGCACCATTATGTACATAGTGGTTATAAGTAGGTTTTTTGCTGTTCCGCGATATCTCACGCAGTTGAATCTTATTTCTATGCCTGAAAAGACCCTTAAGATTCTTGACATAGTTAGTTTTCTATTCATGTGCCTTGCCCTTTTGACTGGAGCTGTAATAATTCTTTCGAACATGTGGATTGCGAGAAAGCGAGCTATTAAAGCAGCGGAGGAAGCGGCGCATCAAGTGGAAGAAGTTGCCAGCACTGCCTAG
- a CDS encoding GGDEF domain-containing protein, which translates to MNVYNNIRKSLETSRNRIGATPENAQKLRIKRFFLGFLSYTVLWGVIISCYFWGIFRLTLVQTIAFILSSLVPNAIFYWMFRTGFNKRFKDPSLTQLQIAVGIVFAGITIYLMNAYRGIVLIMYFIAFIFGVFRFDRRQFLFMTFFAVTTYGIAISALWLSHPELVELKFEILQGVTLIFTLVWFSFIGDYISSLRKKLIKGYAEISIAYRRLEHLARHDYLTGVFNRMGIMEFLELEIERANRYGTTFSVCIADIDWFKRINDTFGHAVGDSVLKAFVDILSSCTRKTDVVGRYGGEEFLIVLAETPLEFATVCLDRCRMEIEEASFPGLPEDYRVTASFGATEYLPGESIDNLLSRADRALYRAKFLGKNRVVAIIPNDDENETVIPSAERSL; encoded by the coding sequence ATGAATGTTTACAACAATATTAGAAAATCTCTAGAAACTAGCAGAAATAGAATTGGAGCTACCCCTGAAAATGCTCAGAAGCTCAGAATAAAGCGGTTCTTTCTGGGCTTCTTGTCATATACAGTATTATGGGGTGTGATTATTAGCTGCTATTTCTGGGGCATATTCAGGCTGACACTTGTTCAAACAATTGCTTTTATTTTGTCCAGCCTGGTACCTAACGCCATATTCTACTGGATGTTTCGAACTGGGTTCAATAAAAGATTCAAAGACCCTAGTTTAACCCAGCTTCAGATTGCTGTGGGTATTGTGTTTGCTGGAATTACTATCTATTTAATGAATGCTTACCGTGGAATCGTTCTCATTATGTATTTCATTGCCTTCATATTCGGGGTTTTCAGGTTTGATAGGCGGCAGTTCCTGTTTATGACTTTTTTTGCTGTGACAACCTATGGGATAGCTATATCCGCTTTGTGGTTAAGCCATCCAGAACTTGTGGAGTTGAAATTCGAGATACTCCAGGGTGTCACGCTGATTTTTACATTAGTTTGGTTTTCCTTTATTGGGGACTATATAAGTTCTCTCAGGAAAAAACTTATTAAAGGTTATGCTGAAATTTCTATTGCCTATAGAAGACTGGAACACCTGGCTCGACATGACTACCTTACCGGTGTGTTTAACCGCATGGGCATTATGGAGTTTCTTGAACTGGAAATTGAAAGAGCTAACCGCTACGGTACTACTTTTTCAGTTTGTATTGCCGATATTGACTGGTTCAAACGTATAAATGATACTTTTGGACATGCCGTTGGAGACTCAGTGTTAAAAGCTTTTGTGGATATCTTGTCTTCATGCACAAGAAAAACAGATGTTGTTGGGCGTTATGGAGGAGAAGAGTTTCTTATCGTTTTGGCTGAAACACCTCTTGAGTTTGCCACGGTTTGTTTGGATCGGTGTAGAATGGAAATTGAGGAAGCATCCTTTCCTGGATTGCCGGAAGATTATCGAGTGACAGCCTCTTTTGGGGCAACTGAATATCTGCCGGGAGAAAGTATTGACAATTTGCTATCGAGAGCGGACAGGGCGCTCTACAGGGCAAAGTTTTTAGGTAAAAACAGAGTTGTCGCTATAATCCCAAACGATGATGAAAATGAGACTGTTATCCCCTCTGCGGAGCGGTCTTTATGA
- a CDS encoding YcaO-like family protein, protein MKIPKPDSRIRLRSVYKAYRYDQDKTRSPEDTIAWVKERFRLSGFDILAQTLRIDTGRLGIPVYISRCGTDAMTIIGTRKQMGKGATPAQSEASALMELAERFSFFSYIKEHPRIEATWKEIADDAISVKHFLMSIHDDVTDEDLARAFLETVPLRWVPALNVAENRSQWVPLDWFYLINEYNGPAAGNTIEEAIIQSLCEVVERHVGTVISFGELPTPLIDPETVQSEAGKELLRKYRAQNIKLFLRDFSMDTGIPSVGVLAYDPATFPKRSEIVFTVGTTTHPETSLCRALTEVAQLAGDFQNRTSYKPTFPKYQSLDEASYLTTSNGVPVVSLSSLPSVAHDDLLIEITRAAEVLKKRKGWDIFVVNITHPILGVPAVYSIIPGAHFLDRATGTDFPQHMARTLLLGLDPQEASNYIRYLIRVFGRRYDLLFFCGYAEAQLGAFKDALELYEQALVEAPSPSAEKASIMINMASCWKDLGDYNQALRCLESVEQEAYILKEFHHLKGVCYYHLGLFEKAIECFERAIEIDPGSAIDYANIASSLRKLGHEKEAVALYQMSLEMDPSLEFARKALKELSEHCYWD, encoded by the coding sequence ATGAAAATCCCAAAACCAGATTCTCGTATAAGACTCAGAAGCGTTTACAAAGCCTACCGCTACGATCAGGATAAAACTCGCTCCCCGGAAGATACAATTGCCTGGGTAAAAGAACGATTCCGTCTCTCAGGATTTGATATTCTTGCTCAGACTCTTCGCATTGATACGGGACGGTTGGGCATACCTGTTTACATAAGTCGCTGCGGAACCGATGCAATGACTATTATTGGAACCAGAAAGCAGATGGGAAAGGGGGCTACGCCGGCTCAGTCTGAAGCAAGTGCTTTGATGGAACTTGCTGAACGTTTTAGTTTCTTTTCCTACATAAAAGAACATCCTCGCATTGAAGCTACTTGGAAAGAAATTGCTGATGACGCAATTTCTGTAAAACATTTCCTTATGTCTATCCATGATGATGTGACAGATGAAGATTTAGCCAGGGCTTTTCTCGAAACGGTTCCCTTGAGATGGGTTCCTGCTTTGAATGTGGCAGAAAATCGTAGCCAATGGGTGCCGTTGGACTGGTTTTATCTTATTAATGAATATAACGGTCCTGCCGCTGGTAACACCATTGAAGAGGCTATTATCCAAAGCCTTTGTGAGGTAGTAGAGCGGCATGTCGGGACGGTAATAAGTTTTGGCGAGCTTCCAACTCCCCTGATAGATCCAGAAACAGTTCAGTCAGAGGCTGGAAAAGAGCTTTTAAGAAAGTATAGAGCCCAGAATATTAAATTATTCCTTCGGGATTTTTCTATGGATACAGGAATTCCGTCAGTTGGAGTTCTTGCCTATGATCCAGCTACATTCCCCAAAAGAAGTGAGATTGTATTCACAGTTGGCACAACAACTCATCCTGAAACATCTCTTTGTAGAGCTCTCACGGAGGTGGCTCAGCTTGCAGGCGATTTTCAGAATCGCACATCTTACAAGCCAACCTTTCCAAAATATCAATCTTTAGATGAAGCGTCCTACCTTACAACCAGCAACGGTGTTCCTGTGGTTTCTCTTTCTAGTCTTCCTTCTGTAGCTCACGATGATCTTTTGATAGAGATTACTCGAGCCGCGGAAGTTCTTAAAAAGCGAAAAGGATGGGATATCTTCGTAGTGAATATTACTCATCCTATACTTGGCGTTCCAGCCGTTTATTCTATTATTCCGGGAGCTCACTTTCTTGACCGTGCTACAGGAACAGATTTTCCACAACATATGGCTAGAACTCTTTTACTTGGGCTTGATCCGCAAGAAGCTTCAAATTATATTAGATACCTTATAAGAGTTTTTGGAAGGCGATATGACCTTCTATTTTTTTGTGGTTATGCTGAAGCTCAACTTGGAGCCTTTAAAGATGCACTGGAACTATACGAACAGGCTTTGGTGGAAGCGCCCTCTCCTTCGGCTGAAAAAGCAAGTATTATGATAAATATGGCATCCTGTTGGAAAGATCTCGGGGATTACAATCAGGCTCTTAGATGCCTTGAGTCTGTTGAACAGGAAGCTTATATTTTAAAGGAATTCCATCATCTGAAGGGGGTGTGTTATTATCATCTGGGGTTGTTTGAGAAGGCGATTGAGTGTTTTGAACGGGCTATTGAAATAGATCCAGGTTCTGCAATTGACTATGCAAATATTGCATCGAGTCTTAGAAAACTGGGGCACGAGAAAGAGGCGGTAGCTCTTTACCAAATGTCTCTCGAAATGGATCCTTCTCTGGAATTTGCCAGGAAAGCTCTAAAAGAACTAAGCGAACACTGTTACTGGGATTAG
- a CDS encoding ATP-binding protein codes for MIKKKPRFALNIRQKVVLSFIFYALVVLTIGYYSYTNLERIEHKIVFLEKLNELSSAALEMRRYEKNYLLYQSAEALDEMAAYMKRIEEIIGEITPFVGTLDVSKMVEELRSGFSNYKAIAERINGKKALTEDEVDQLRNQGKRLISSIEAAVTQERSKIFAIIRFLKTQLLAVLGIAVVIGVFIANMIAVKVIRPLKEIEKATLAIAEGNLDQLPVPETRDETRNVIEAFNRMLRELDMRQDELIQAKKLSSLGILTSGVAHQLNNPLNNISTTAQIILMDMNQMPQETLKSMIMNIEKETRRAQDIVKGLLEFSRAKQFSIVPTHLKSLINKTIQLMASQLPTQINIVVDVPNDLTIPMDPQRMQQVFLNMITNAVQAMETSKGKIEIIAKVDPESDKAVIKIRDTGKGIPKEHIGRIFDPFFTTKEGSSGTGLGLSIAYGIVKKHRGSIEVTSEVGKGTEFTIRLPLTNKETS; via the coding sequence ATGATCAAAAAAAAACCCAGGTTTGCCCTGAACATTCGCCAGAAGGTCGTTTTAAGCTTTATTTTTTACGCTCTGGTGGTTCTCACCATAGGTTATTATTCGTACACTAACTTGGAAAGAATCGAACATAAAATTGTATTTTTGGAGAAACTCAACGAATTAAGCAGTGCCGCTCTTGAAATGCGTCGGTATGAAAAAAATTATCTTTTATACCAGTCTGCTGAAGCTCTTGATGAAATGGCGGCTTATATGAAACGAATAGAAGAGATTATTGGTGAAATCACACCTTTTGTTGGAACCCTTGACGTATCTAAAATGGTCGAAGAATTGCGGTCGGGATTTAGCAACTATAAAGCAATAGCTGAACGCATAAATGGTAAAAAAGCTCTGACAGAAGATGAAGTAGATCAATTGAGAAATCAGGGTAAAAGACTTATTTCTTCTATTGAAGCAGCCGTAACTCAAGAAAGATCGAAAATCTTTGCGATAATAAGGTTCCTTAAAACTCAGTTGCTTGCTGTTCTTGGAATTGCAGTAGTTATTGGAGTATTCATTGCCAACATGATTGCCGTGAAAGTTATACGACCTCTTAAAGAAATAGAAAAAGCTACTCTAGCTATCGCAGAAGGCAACCTTGATCAGCTTCCTGTGCCGGAAACCCGCGATGAAACTAGAAATGTTATTGAGGCCTTTAACAGAATGCTAAGAGAACTAGACATGAGGCAGGATGAGTTGATTCAGGCAAAAAAACTTTCCTCCCTTGGAATTTTAACATCCGGCGTTGCTCACCAGCTAAATAACCCCCTTAACAACATTTCAACCACTGCACAAATTATCCTTATGGACATGAATCAGATGCCTCAGGAAACTTTAAAGTCCATGATAATGAATATTGAGAAAGAAACTCGGCGCGCTCAAGATATTGTGAAGGGACTCCTGGAGTTTTCTCGAGCCAAACAGTTCTCCATTGTGCCTACTCATCTGAAGAGCCTTATAAACAAGACGATACAGCTTATGGCCAGTCAATTACCTACGCAGATAAACATAGTAGTGGATGTGCCAAATGATCTTACAATACCCATGGATCCACAACGGATGCAACAGGTTTTTCTTAACATGATAACCAATGCTGTGCAGGCTATGGAGACATCGAAGGGGAAAATAGAAATTATCGCCAAAGTTGACCCGGAAAGCGACAAAGCCGTAATTAAGATACGGGATACTGGAAAGGGGATCCCGAAGGAGCATATTGGCAGGATCTTTGATCCGTTCTTTACCACAAAGGAAGGATCATCGGGCACAGGGCTTGGTCTTTCTATTGCTTATGGAATTGTGAAAAAACATAGAGGATCTATAGAAGTTACAAGTGAGGTAGGCAAAGGAACGGAGTTCACCATCAGGTTACCGCTAACCAACAAAGAAACTTCATAA
- a CDS encoding dynamin family protein, whose product MINFSETVTEYAKKIEGVLETVANQGLIATEELSSWIDQLKAIQDAISGRVVRIAVTGAVKSGKSTLVNALLGEDLLKRGAGIVTSCVTRIRTTRDEKGGWAEFKSWKEINSDITKTYCGLRLLDQEDFPYRDKLEIRSKSDRDLIKRLLEQLRKSQSLGRLSFDPYSMMLYSYLEGYEYFENMLDTDTPVRRLFNELSLPEHQIYVSSEHLWVFTKDIKLFFPTPWLRENVEIADCQGGDSPNPAHFALLQDYLVRCHGVIYVIQSRVGLRNADFRILGLIKKLGLMPMTAVVINMDMSEHESRDDFERLRNRIKDELGWFGQDVPVYAVAALPEMVATVGEGANPLERERTLFWAERIPELCDLSRRELGTLKEHIQRMVDSSTEELLNGCCSRLFFLATQMCNAFQARIQMFSMDVKELISAVEDLAKCQAVLKATLDTFERAVAEFAVSAVNDARYEVLRFFDPEKSPLVGEVLDAIDSYQCRAGEDISDPRHLPQKLYEFYIEVRNELARVVAEKAHGIIVEFSRTQERAIYEKLRQIFQTFMSVFKVAFDGYQKTFSEKLGFEIKAISYDLPKDWKNLHDLYPPSLGLFVQEQGLGMVTLLVKFGLGKAIDTLSSLRDKLGRRRSSKRLKGSYRKGFRSEAEQLVKSEVRAEMLDAFDWYADKFMKEYLFPLIDNGIIWLIREIRLRVETSMIDFHHVVEMSRLRSEERDQQIKILEDATERLKELSLNLATKLKDSG is encoded by the coding sequence ATGATAAACTTTTCAGAAACTGTTACCGAGTATGCCAAAAAAATAGAAGGGGTTCTTGAAACTGTTGCTAATCAGGGATTAATAGCCACTGAAGAGCTATCTTCATGGATTGATCAGCTTAAAGCTATACAGGATGCGATCTCCGGACGTGTTGTTCGCATAGCCGTAACAGGAGCAGTCAAATCTGGAAAGAGCACTCTTGTGAATGCCCTTTTAGGTGAGGATTTACTGAAACGTGGTGCTGGTATAGTGACATCCTGTGTGACTCGCATCCGAACCACCAGGGACGAAAAGGGTGGCTGGGCGGAATTTAAATCCTGGAAAGAAATAAATAGTGATATTACAAAGACTTACTGTGGGTTGAGGTTGTTAGACCAGGAAGACTTTCCTTATAGAGACAAATTGGAAATAAGGAGCAAATCTGATCGAGATCTTATAAAAAGGCTTCTAGAACAACTTAGAAAGTCACAAAGTTTGGGAAGGCTTTCTTTCGATCCATATAGCATGATGCTTTATAGCTACCTTGAAGGTTATGAGTATTTTGAAAATATGCTTGATACTGATACTCCGGTGAGGCGCCTTTTTAATGAACTCAGTCTTCCCGAACATCAAATTTATGTGAGTTCAGAACATCTCTGGGTTTTTACGAAGGACATAAAACTCTTTTTCCCCACGCCATGGCTTAGAGAAAATGTGGAAATTGCCGATTGCCAGGGGGGTGATTCTCCCAATCCGGCTCATTTTGCGCTCCTTCAAGACTACCTTGTTCGTTGTCACGGCGTAATTTATGTGATCCAGAGCAGAGTGGGGCTCCGAAATGCCGATTTTAGAATATTGGGCTTAATAAAGAAATTGGGACTTATGCCCATGACCGCAGTAGTGATTAACATGGACATGAGTGAACACGAGTCACGGGACGATTTTGAAAGACTAAGAAATAGAATCAAGGATGAACTGGGCTGGTTTGGTCAGGATGTGCCTGTTTACGCTGTGGCGGCACTTCCGGAAATGGTGGCGACTGTAGGGGAAGGGGCTAACCCTTTGGAACGAGAAAGAACCCTTTTTTGGGCAGAAAGAATTCCTGAACTTTGCGACCTTTCGAGGAGAGAATTAGGAACCCTTAAAGAGCATATCCAGCGAATGGTGGACTCCAGCACTGAAGAACTCCTTAACGGATGTTGCTCCCGACTTTTTTTTCTCGCGACGCAGATGTGTAACGCCTTTCAAGCGCGTATCCAGATGTTCAGTATGGATGTTAAAGAACTGATTTCAGCCGTTGAAGATTTAGCAAAATGTCAGGCTGTTTTGAAGGCGACCCTGGATACTTTTGAGAGGGCAGTTGCGGAATTTGCTGTTTCGGCGGTTAATGATGCAAGATATGAAGTTTTACGATTCTTTGATCCCGAAAAGAGCCCTCTAGTTGGAGAAGTCCTGGATGCAATAGATAGCTATCAATGTCGGGCTGGGGAAGATATAAGTGATCCTAGACATCTTCCGCAAAAGCTTTACGAATTTTATATAGAGGTAAGAAATGAACTTGCTCGAGTTGTTGCCGAAAAAGCTCATGGCATAATCGTTGAATTTTCTAGAACTCAAGAGCGAGCCATATACGAAAAATTAAGACAAATCTTTCAAACCTTCATGTCGGTTTTTAAAGTGGCCTTTGATGGATACCAGAAAACTTTTTCTGAGAAGTTGGGTTTTGAAATAAAAGCTATATCTTACGATCTTCCTAAGGATTGGAAAAATCTGCATGATCTTTACCCTCCTTCTCTTGGTTTATTTGTTCAAGAGCAAGGTTTGGGGATGGTTACCCTTTTAGTTAAGTTCGGTCTTGGAAAAGCCATTGATACTCTTTCCAGTCTTCGAGATAAGTTGGGACGTCGTCGTAGCAGTAAAAGGCTTAAAGGTTCTTATAGAAAAGGATTCCGGAGCGAAGCTGAGCAGCTTGTAAAAAGTGAAGTGCGGGCGGAGATGCTTGATGCCTTTGATTGGTATGCGGACAAATTTATGAAGGAATACCTTTTCCCACTTATTGATAACGGCATAATCTGGCTGATTCGTGAGATACGGCTTAGAGTCGAAACATCGATGATCGATTTCCATCACGTAGTTGAAATGAGCCGCCTCCGTAGCGAAGAGCGAGATCAGCAGATAAAAATTCTGGAAGATGCTACAGAACGGCTTAAAGAGCTTTCTTTAAATCTGGCTACAAAATTAAAGGATTCCGGTTAG
- a CDS encoding sigma-54 dependent transcriptional regulator encodes MKDQTVGGRILVVDDELIALQNMKHALEKDNHTVFTADNGRSAIKLVDEEFFDVVVTDLKMNDVDGIQVLKRVKEVSPTTEVIVVTGYASVETAVEAMKMGAFYYLSKPIQINDLRNLVQKALEKVQLVKEVRKLREEIAGVGSMPLFIGKSPSVERLIKMIEQIAPADCNVLIQGETGTGKEVVARMIHHLSPRKDKRFVAINCGAFTEELLSSELFGHEKGAFTGAHTTKKGLMEIASGGTLFLDEVAEMPPSMQVRLLRVIQEKVIIRVGGVEEIPIDVRIIAATNKNLKKEVELGHFRQDLYYRLNVITLQVPPLRERRDDIPLLCHYFIDKFAKAQKKTITEISEDVMNILMEYEFPGNVRELENMIERAVTLATGNRIEVEHLPIDLQQRLFHIKRPQKNELLTLDEHEREYIRWVLMKTRGNKSKAAEILGIDRVSLWRKMKKYNISA; translated from the coding sequence ATGAAGGATCAAACAGTGGGGGGGCGTATCCTGGTTGTAGATGACGAACTCATCGCTCTTCAAAACATGAAGCACGCTTTGGAAAAGGATAATCATACGGTATTTACGGCAGATAACGGAAGAAGCGCTATAAAGCTTGTCGATGAAGAATTCTTTGATGTGGTCGTAACCGATCTTAAAATGAACGATGTTGACGGCATTCAAGTTCTAAAAAGAGTTAAGGAAGTATCCCCCACGACTGAAGTTATTGTGGTTACGGGGTATGCGAGTGTTGAAACGGCTGTGGAAGCTATGAAAATGGGGGCTTTTTACTATCTTTCCAAACCTATTCAAATTAATGACTTAAGAAATCTGGTTCAAAAAGCTTTAGAAAAGGTTCAGCTTGTTAAGGAAGTGCGAAAATTACGAGAGGAAATTGCTGGTGTTGGAAGTATGCCTCTTTTCATCGGCAAGAGCCCATCCGTAGAGCGCCTTATCAAGATGATTGAGCAAATCGCCCCCGCAGACTGTAACGTGCTTATTCAGGGAGAAACCGGAACAGGAAAGGAAGTTGTAGCCCGCATGATTCATCACCTCAGTCCCCGTAAAGATAAACGTTTTGTAGCAATAAACTGCGGTGCTTTCACGGAAGAATTATTAAGTAGCGAGCTTTTTGGGCACGAAAAAGGGGCTTTTACCGGCGCACATACGACAAAAAAAGGACTTATGGAAATAGCCTCAGGAGGAACTCTTTTTCTTGACGAAGTGGCAGAAATGCCCCCATCTATGCAGGTTAGATTGCTTAGAGTTATTCAGGAAAAGGTAATCATACGTGTAGGAGGAGTAGAAGAAATACCCATTGATGTCAGAATAATTGCTGCAACTAACAAAAATCTCAAAAAAGAAGTCGAACTTGGGCATTTTCGTCAGGATCTTTATTACCGTCTTAACGTTATTACTTTACAGGTGCCACCACTTAGAGAGCGAAGGGATGACATCCCGCTACTTTGTCACTACTTCATTGATAAATTTGCTAAAGCTCAAAAAAAGACCATTACGGAAATTTCTGAAGACGTTATGAATATACTTATGGAATATGAATTCCCCGGAAATGTTCGAGAACTCGAAAACATGATAGAGCGAGCCGTTACTTTAGCCACAGGAAACCGTATTGAAGTAGAACACCTCCCGATCGATTTGCAGCAGAGACTTTTTCATATCAAGCGTCCCCAGAAAAATGAACTTCTTACTCTGGACGAACATGAACGGGAATACATACGATGGGTGCTTATGAAAACTCGGGGTAACAAAAGCAAGGCCGCGGAAATCCTTGGCATCGATCGAGTTTCCCTATGGCGAAAGATGAAAAAATACAACATATCAGCTTAG